One window from the genome of Bacteroidota bacterium encodes:
- a CDS encoding phage tail protein: protein MANGGSTYPVSFYFQLSLPGVDAAFQEVSGISKELATEEVTCGGENRFKYRLPTVVTGQHLVLRRALVPLGSPLVYWCAACVDMGLANGIQTFPIIVTLLDASGLPLMAWTFFNAYPVKYSISDLKSQENGIVIESIELAYTYFDVSPVSTFASALL, encoded by the coding sequence ATGGCTAACGGAGGCAGCACATATCCGGTAAGTTTTTATTTCCAACTGTCCTTGCCTGGAGTTGATGCTGCTTTTCAGGAAGTTTCGGGTATATCCAAGGAACTTGCTACAGAAGAAGTCACCTGCGGAGGGGAGAATCGGTTCAAATACCGACTCCCCACCGTGGTGACCGGTCAGCATCTGGTGCTCAGGCGTGCACTGGTTCCGTTGGGTTCGCCACTGGTTTACTGGTGTGCTGCCTGTGTGGATATGGGATTGGCCAACGGAATTCAAACCTTTCCGATTATCGTTACGCTGCTTGATGCATCGGGCTTGCCACTCATGGCCTGGACTTTTTTCAATGCCTATCCGGTAAAGTATTCGATTTCGGATCTCAAATCGCAGGAAAACGGTATCGTGATTGAATCAATCGAACTAGCCTATACTTATTTCGATGTGTCACCGGTATCCACATTTGCTTCTGCTCTTTTATAA
- a CDS encoding alanine dehydrogenase yields MKIGILREGKQPRDKRVPFTPAQCVALQRDLNVEIRVQPSEWRGFSDDEYRAAGVTLAEDLSDCDVLMGIKEVPVADLIPGKQYLFFSHTIKEQPHNKKLMLALIEKRIQMIDYECLTDPEFNRIIGFGYYAGIVGAYNGIRGYGLRFGFFDLKPAWLCHDMQELKEELRKVRLPNIQLIITGNGRVANGAIALLGFLGLRRVTPYEFTHYSFREAVYTQLHSNNYNEPLDGSQWDTQRFYSHPEEFRSTFGKYTPHCDLLIHCSYWNPKAPRLFEKASMRTPDFRISVIADVTCDIDGSIPSTMRPSTIAEPFYGYNPETEQLTDKAFGKDEITVMAVDNLPCELPRDASENFGKELMEKVIPALLGNDTDELIDRASICKNGKLMPRFEYLANYAKA; encoded by the coding sequence ATGAAAATTGGAATTCTCCGCGAAGGCAAACAGCCCCGCGACAAACGCGTTCCCTTTACGCCTGCTCAATGCGTAGCCCTGCAACGCGATTTAAACGTTGAAATACGGGTACAGCCCAGTGAATGGCGTGGCTTTTCTGATGATGAATACCGCGCGGCCGGCGTAACACTGGCCGAAGATCTTTCAGACTGCGACGTACTTATGGGCATTAAAGAAGTTCCGGTTGCCGATCTGATCCCGGGTAAACAATACCTGTTCTTTTCACACACCATTAAAGAACAACCGCACAACAAAAAACTCATGCTGGCGCTCATCGAGAAGCGCATACAAATGATTGATTACGAATGCCTCACCGATCCGGAATTTAACCGCATTATCGGTTTTGGCTATTACGCCGGCATTGTGGGCGCCTACAACGGTATCCGCGGCTACGGACTTCGTTTCGGCTTCTTTGATCTGAAGCCGGCCTGGCTATGCCACGACATGCAGGAGTTAAAGGAAGAACTCCGCAAAGTGCGCCTGCCAAACATACAACTCATCATTACCGGAAATGGCCGCGTAGCAAACGGCGCCATTGCCCTGCTCGGTTTTCTCGGGCTGCGCCGCGTTACCCCTTACGAGTTCACTCATTACTCATTCCGCGAAGCGGTGTACACCCAGCTTCACTCCAATAATTACAACGAGCCGCTCGACGGAAGTCAGTGGGATACACAACGCTTTTATTCGCATCCGGAGGAATTCCGCAGCACATTCGGTAAATACACACCGCATTGCGACCTGCTCATTCATTGCTCATACTGGAATCCGAAAGCGCCGCGCCTGTTTGAAAAAGCGTCTATGCGCACACCCGATTTCCGCATCAGCGTAATAGCCGATGTAACCTGCGATATCGACGGCTCCATTCCCAGCACCATGCGCCCCAGCACCATTGCCGAACCTTTCTACGGCTACAATCCCGAAACCGAACAGCTTACCGATAAAGCATTCGGTAAAGATGAAATTACGGTAATGGCTGTGGACAATCTGCCTTGTGAACTGCCGCGCGATGCTTCCGAGAACTTCGGTAAGGAACTCATGGAAAAAGTAATTCCGGCCCTTCTCGGTAACGATACTGACGAACTCATTGACCGCGCCAGTATTTGCAAAAACGGCAAACTCATGCCGAGGTTTGAATACCTTGCAAACTACGCCAAAGCATAA
- a CDS encoding PAAR domain-containing protein has translation MPPAARITDFHECPMVTPGVPPIPHVGGPVVGPGAPTVLIGGLPAARVGDMLTCVGPPDSIVKGSSSVMISGMPAARMGDQTAHGGQILLGAFTVMIGG, from the coding sequence ATGCCACCAGCTGCACGAATTACTGATTTTCATGAATGCCCGATGGTAACTCCGGGTGTTCCTCCGATTCCGCATGTGGGCGGACCGGTAGTGGGCCCGGGAGCGCCTACAGTATTGATTGGTGGTTTACCAGCGGCGCGCGTAGGCGATATGCTGACGTGTGTAGGCCCGCCCGATTCAATAGTGAAAGGGTCATCATCAGTGATGATTTCAGGTATGCCTGCCGCTCGGATGGGTGACCAGACGGCTCATGGCGGACAAATACTATTGGGTGCATTTACTGTGATGATCGGTGGCTGA
- a CDS encoding response regulator codes for MNIIPEILIVDDAPNAAKDFGDLIEAKYRFAVITTDNPAEALEIVKRYAIKVVVLDQRMPNKKGTDLYREIQNINPLVKALMFSGEADRQEVSDAYLSGFLSFLEKSQIALLPEKVFELYTRYEIDFARQHQVANFPIILSDEVSFLRKFFSTQHTVNFHFLSIEKINDNFIFDNKWITTVEVNAGQNLEFEDTFTYEEAIILNEDFEQKIKSGFAFSSKKLDLLKIGINTEINKKLSLSTSTSKILTKKRKTTYTLPAQPSDLNSNYIVKRIFEYAPVYMEFRGVLCKSCTFCGSYQLIQIIFYKQTKKISSRQTNIMKDQKKEIIDTGITQYF; via the coding sequence ATGAATATTATTCCGGAAATTCTGATAGTAGATGATGCTCCAAATGCCGCGAAGGATTTTGGAGATTTAATTGAGGCTAAATATAGATTCGCTGTAATAACAACTGACAACCCAGCGGAAGCTTTAGAAATAGTAAAAAGATACGCAATTAAAGTAGTTGTTCTTGATCAAAGAATGCCTAACAAAAAAGGTACGGATTTATATAGAGAAATCCAAAATATCAACCCTTTGGTCAAGGCTTTAATGTTTAGTGGGGAAGCGGATAGGCAAGAGGTAAGTGATGCCTATTTATCAGGCTTTCTTTCTTTTCTTGAAAAATCACAAATTGCTCTTCTTCCTGAAAAAGTATTTGAACTTTATACAAGATATGAAATTGATTTTGCTAGACAGCATCAAGTAGCCAATTTTCCTATCATTTTATCTGATGAAGTTTCGTTCTTGAGAAAATTTTTCTCGACACAGCATACTGTCAATTTTCATTTTTTGAGTATAGAAAAAATAAACGATAATTTTATCTTTGACAATAAGTGGATAACAACTGTAGAAGTAAATGCCGGACAAAATTTAGAATTCGAAGATACTTTTACTTATGAAGAAGCGATAATACTAAACGAAGACTTTGAGCAGAAGATAAAATCGGGTTTTGCTTTCTCAAGTAAAAAACTTGATTTATTAAAGATAGGTATTAATACTGAAATTAATAAGAAACTTTCCCTTTCTACTTCAACGAGTAAGATTTTAACAAAAAAGAGAAAGACGACTTATACTTTACCAGCTCAACCTTCTGATTTGAACTCAAATTATATTGTAAAACGAATTTTCGAGTATGCCCCTGTTTATATGGAATTTAGGGGTGTACTTTGTAAAAGTTGTACATTTTGTGGTTCATACCAACTAATACAGATTATTTTTTATAAACAAACTAAAAAAATTTCCTCACGACAGACAAATATAATGAAGGATCAAAAGAAAGAAATTATTGATACAGGAATTACTCAGTATTTCTAA
- the vgrG gene encoding type VI secretion system tip protein VgrG gives MAGPVIPTASVAVFNLSVGGSPVPDTVQVLAVDIQKKVNQVPFARIVIRDGEPDQGDFVQSSSSTFVPGATIAIDAGYDSSLSTIFTGIITGQSVELNALGESTLEVLCYDPSIKMTVGRKCLTFSNQKDSDILTSIIGNYSGVTANVTATGTQWPEQVQYFSTDWDFVLARAEANGMIVAAVNGTLNVAKPSANNTSVLTVGYGSASGNSLYEFNTHIDSLTQVSGVTASSWDFTQQAIATGNASSSYQGPGNLGPSTLSSVVGLSTYALQTSTLLNAELNTWSEAQQVKCDFSRITGTAKFQGNTFVEIAKYITIEGLGDRFSGDYFVSGVRHDYSAGNWMVEVDLGLSFNWFTEQPDVMAPPVSGLLPGARGLMNGTVKQIDSDPDNQFRVLVEIPLFDPNGAGIWARLANFYATSGFGAFFYPEVGDEVVIGFLNEDPRYPVILGSMYSGNRKPFNTLNPASDNPLKAIVSKSGIYIQFDDKNKVLTLTTPGNNNIVFSDQDKNIVITDQNGNSIKMSSDGIDVNSSKNITVQAGQNLSLQGNQGVSIQSSGGDVQISGLNIKESAQMQYSAEGSMTAQVQGGTELVLKGAMVMIN, from the coding sequence ATGGCAGGTCCTGTAATTCCCACAGCCAGTGTGGCCGTATTCAATTTAAGTGTTGGCGGTAGTCCTGTTCCTGATACGGTACAGGTACTTGCGGTAGATATTCAGAAGAAAGTGAATCAGGTTCCTTTTGCCCGTATTGTTATTCGCGACGGAGAGCCCGATCAGGGTGATTTTGTGCAGAGTTCATCTTCTACTTTTGTACCAGGAGCCACCATTGCAATTGATGCGGGTTACGATTCCAGTTTGTCCACAATTTTTACCGGAATAATCACGGGGCAGTCTGTGGAGTTGAACGCGCTTGGGGAAAGCACGCTTGAAGTACTTTGTTACGACCCGAGCATAAAAATGACAGTAGGCCGGAAGTGCCTCACATTTTCAAATCAGAAAGACAGCGACATTCTCACATCGATAATCGGGAATTATTCGGGTGTTACGGCCAATGTAACTGCAACCGGTACGCAATGGCCTGAGCAGGTGCAGTATTTTAGTACAGACTGGGATTTTGTACTGGCCCGTGCCGAAGCCAATGGAATGATTGTGGCGGCAGTGAACGGAACATTGAATGTAGCAAAACCTTCGGCCAACAATACTTCGGTACTGACGGTGGGTTACGGATCTGCTTCGGGCAATTCGTTGTATGAGTTTAATACCCACATTGATTCACTTACGCAGGTTTCGGGCGTAACGGCAAGTTCGTGGGATTTTACTCAGCAGGCAATTGCTACGGGTAATGCTTCTTCAAGTTATCAGGGACCGGGAAATCTGGGGCCGTCAACGCTTTCCTCGGTGGTAGGACTAAGTACATACGCATTGCAGACAAGTACATTGCTCAATGCCGAACTGAATACATGGTCGGAGGCGCAGCAGGTGAAGTGTGATTTTTCGCGCATAACGGGTACTGCCAAATTTCAGGGCAATACGTTTGTTGAGATTGCCAAATACATTACCATTGAAGGACTTGGCGATCGTTTCTCGGGAGACTATTTTGTATCAGGTGTCCGGCATGATTACTCGGCGGGAAACTGGATGGTTGAAGTTGATCTTGGGCTTTCATTCAATTGGTTTACGGAGCAGCCTGATGTGATGGCACCACCGGTATCGGGTTTATTGCCCGGTGCGCGTGGACTCATGAACGGTACGGTGAAACAAATAGACAGTGATCCTGATAATCAGTTTCGGGTGCTGGTAGAAATTCCGCTTTTCGATCCGAATGGAGCCGGTATCTGGGCAAGGCTTGCCAATTTTTACGCGACAAGTGGTTTCGGCGCTTTCTTTTATCCTGAGGTTGGCGATGAAGTGGTGATTGGTTTTCTCAACGAAGATCCCCGCTACCCGGTTATTCTGGGCAGCATGTACAGTGGAAACCGGAAGCCATTTAATACGCTTAATCCGGCCAGTGATAACCCGCTGAAAGCCATCGTTTCCAAGTCGGGTATTTACATTCAGTTCGACGATAAAAACAAAGTGCTTACGCTTACCACGCCCGGCAACAACAATATTGTTTTTAGCGATCAGGATAAAAACATTGTGATCACTGATCAGAACGGAAACAGCATCAAGATGTCATCAGACGGTATTGATGTGAACAGTAGCAAGAATATAACGGTTCAGGCCGGGCAGAATCTTTCGCTGCAAGGGAATCAGGGAGTGAGTATTCAATCTTCGGGAGGCGATGTACAAATCAGCGGATTGAATATCAAGGAATCTGCACAGATGCAATATTCTGCTGAGGGCAGTATGACTGCTCAGGTGCAGGGCGGAACAGAACTGGTGCTGAAAGGTGCCATGGTAATGATTAATTAA
- a CDS encoding DUF4255 domain-containing protein, with product MINQALQFTRITLDQFLRQRFLVQESKVILNKLNDPSGNAAKKNENRVVITLINIEKEVNKQFYGRSQRTASGSFSEVQPFERYNIDLLISSNFDDYSETLKFLNASILFFQINPSLTGASFGNIPPGISKLEFDIEKITYHQMHSLWTAMGANYVPSVIYKMRLVTIQGEETSGYTSAVSGATANVS from the coding sequence ATGATCAATCAGGCCTTACAGTTTACACGTATTACACTGGACCAGTTTCTGCGTCAGCGTTTTCTTGTACAGGAAAGTAAGGTGATCCTGAACAAGCTCAACGATCCGTCGGGCAATGCTGCTAAGAAGAATGAAAACAGGGTTGTGATTACCCTGATCAATATTGAAAAGGAAGTAAACAAACAGTTTTACGGCCGTAGTCAGCGAACAGCAAGCGGAAGTTTTTCGGAGGTACAACCATTCGAGCGATACAATATTGATTTGCTAATCAGTTCGAATTTCGATGACTATTCTGAAACTTTAAAGTTTCTTAACGCTTCTATACTTTTTTTTCAGATTAATCCTTCTCTCACCGGTGCTTCGTTCGGAAATATACCACCGGGCATCAGTAAACTGGAGTTCGATATCGAGAAGATCACCTATCATCAGATGCATAGTTTGTGGACGGCTATGGGGGCGAATTATGTTCCATCTGTGATTTACAAGATGAGATTGGTTACCATTCAAGGCGAGGAGACCAGTGGTTATACTTCGGCCGTTTCGGGTGCAACAGCTAACGTATCATGA
- a CDS encoding GPW/gp25 family protein produces the protein MADKYLNRKQNFQGSGWAFPVEFSLGNHQLVLSAYEENINDSIYTILTTKNGERNFNPQFGSNLQRFMFRSMDDSLKGEMKNAVKASLLYNEPRITVQNVEVVFTDIQSGGLEVNISYIYNQTNTRHNYVFPFYLKEGTNLRQLK, from the coding sequence GTGGCTGATAAGTATTTAAACCGCAAGCAGAATTTTCAGGGATCCGGGTGGGCGTTTCCTGTTGAATTTTCGTTGGGTAACCACCAGCTTGTGTTATCTGCCTACGAAGAGAATATTAATGATTCGATTTATACCATTCTTACCACCAAGAATGGTGAACGCAATTTCAATCCTCAGTTCGGATCCAATCTGCAGCGGTTTATGTTTCGCAGTATGGATGATTCGCTGAAAGGTGAAATGAAAAATGCGGTGAAAGCATCGCTGTTATACAATGAGCCTCGGATTACGGTGCAGAATGTGGAGGTTGTATTTACTGATATTCAAAGTGGAGGGCTGGAGGTGAATATTTCATACATATACAATCAGACCAATACCCGACACAACTATGTGTTTCCGTTTTATCTGAAAGAAGGAACCAATCTCAGGCAGCTGAAATGA
- a CDS encoding phage tail protein, whose translation MATDDGSVEGATWPMPKFRFEVDLGTQMTGVAFQEVSGMDVENQIIEYRKSNSPLFSVEKMPGITKYGNVTMKRGVFVNDNTFWNWHAQISMNTIQRRTVVIKLLDENGKVTMQWTLNNAWPTKITCTDLKSDGNEVAVDSLEIAHEQLIISNG comes from the coding sequence ATGGCAACTGACGACGGTAGCGTAGAAGGCGCAACATGGCCCATGCCCAAATTCCGGTTTGAGGTCGATCTGGGTACACAGATGACTGGCGTTGCATTTCAGGAAGTTTCCGGAATGGACGTAGAGAATCAGATTATCGAGTACCGGAAAAGTAACAGTCCGCTTTTTTCAGTGGAGAAAATGCCGGGAATTACCAAGTATGGTAATGTAACCATGAAACGTGGCGTATTTGTGAATGACAATACCTTTTGGAACTGGCATGCACAAATTTCAATGAATACAATTCAGCGCCGTACGGTAGTGATCAAATTACTTGACGAAAACGGGAAAGTAACCATGCAGTGGACCCTTAACAATGCATGGCCAACCAAAATTACCTGTACCGATTTGAAGTCGGACGGGAACGAGGTTGCTGTTGACTCGCTTGAAATTGCTCACGAACAATTGATCATTTCAAATGGCTAA
- a CDS encoding ADP-heptose--LPS heptosyltransferase: MVNKLILQNYQSPGDIVMLTAAVRDLHLNYPGRYLTDVRTPCPDLWENNPYITPIQDTDPQAQKIRCEYPLIHRSNTTPYHFIFGFIDFLNQKLNLTLSPHHFRGDIHLTPQEKAWMSQVQEITGDDSPFWIVFAGGKYDFTAKWWAQERYQQVVDHFRGKIRFVQVGENNHHHPALHNVIDLRGKTNLRQLVRLVYHSAGVLSPVSLGMHLAAAVETKPGHPRNRACVVVAGGREPSQWEAYPHHQFIHTNGALMCCDNGGCWKARVKPLGDGDEKDKPENLCVDVVGNLPRCLDMISAEEVIRRISLYYEGGALMFNDMNKVTQQTTQS, translated from the coding sequence ATGGTTAATAAATTAATCCTGCAGAACTACCAGTCGCCCGGTGATATTGTCATGCTTACTGCCGCAGTGCGTGATCTACACCTTAATTATCCCGGCCGGTATCTTACCGATGTACGCACGCCTTGTCCTGATTTATGGGAAAACAACCCCTACATCACCCCAATTCAGGATACTGACCCGCAGGCACAGAAAATTCGTTGTGAATACCCGTTAATACACCGGAGTAATACCACGCCCTATCATTTTATCTTCGGGTTTATTGATTTTCTGAATCAAAAACTCAACCTTACTCTAAGTCCGCACCATTTTCGGGGCGACATTCACCTTACGCCGCAGGAAAAGGCATGGATGTCGCAGGTACAGGAAATTACGGGCGACGATTCACCTTTCTGGATTGTATTTGCAGGCGGGAAATATGATTTTACAGCCAAATGGTGGGCACAGGAACGGTATCAGCAGGTTGTTGATCATTTCAGGGGCAAAATCCGGTTTGTACAGGTTGGTGAAAACAATCACCATCATCCGGCGCTTCACAATGTGATTGATCTGCGCGGCAAAACCAACCTGAGGCAACTGGTCAGGCTTGTTTATCATTCGGCCGGCGTACTTTCGCCCGTAAGTTTGGGTATGCACCTTGCAGCAGCTGTAGAAACCAAACCCGGCCATCCGCGAAACAGAGCATGTGTAGTTGTAGCCGGTGGCCGTGAACCTTCGCAGTGGGAAGCCTATCCGCATCATCAGTTTATACACACCAACGGCGCACTCATGTGTTGCGACAATGGCGGTTGCTGGAAAGCACGTGTAAAACCACTCGGCGATGGTGACGAAAAAGATAAACCCGAAAACCTTTGCGTGGATGTGGTGGGCAATCTCCCACGCTGCCTCGACATGATCAGTGCCGAAGAAGTGATACGGAGAATATCACTTTACTATGAGGGCGGAGCTTTAATGTTTAATGATATGAATAAAGTGACACAGCAAACAACACAATCATAG
- a CDS encoding HAMP domain-containing histidine kinase has product MEIFTWVLFILSLSAILGSLIILYPATDSDDMDDINIYTSLIPFVFIGFSFFLAKSLLALNTSVLLWKIENIIAIINLAICSLIKREQIEIHWRICVGFSIFFSAIPFIINVNFTDINTPLSILNEFSNNYPKIIFSFWLPILALILFSFILFGFTDKSKRKRQEGLLLYLLDKDGRSSNDSSYYDTNEKYRFREFDIKIRQNLYEEFQHIFEINFRKLEELTARQSNLIESVIIKINSNSNNSPKQSNTDDRNIAEIVRAIHDINSKLDIKNDESLHEKLGPYSNSQNQNFIRELNHFLITPLSQIESKIIIFNQNPSLFFENEGKFKTAVSTIKTSVDICKAVLSAYRELAFVTPSSESSPDFLRSKLQDAANFYKESMEKEVNFILNMPDKFPAYSTNYLLAVILPLVENAIKASPPNKNILIAFQTLDSMINIKIENETQNPLTINQLNTPGFSSKHDHTGTGLFIARHLVEGHYKGSIAFEIDKNVVIATISIPFKNSQ; this is encoded by the coding sequence ATGGAAATTTTCACTTGGGTATTATTTATACTTTCTTTATCAGCAATACTTGGTAGTCTCATTATACTTTATCCAGCGACTGATTCAGATGATATGGACGACATTAATATTTATACATCGCTAATACCATTTGTTTTTATTGGATTTTCATTCTTTTTGGCTAAATCTCTGCTTGCATTAAATACTTCTGTTTTGCTTTGGAAAATAGAAAATATCATTGCTATAATAAACTTGGCTATCTGTTCTTTGATAAAAAGAGAACAAATCGAAATTCATTGGAGAATATGTGTTGGTTTCTCTATTTTTTTCTCAGCAATTCCATTTATTATAAATGTCAACTTCACAGACATAAATACCCCGTTATCTATCCTAAACGAGTTTAGCAATAATTATCCAAAGATAATTTTTTCGTTTTGGCTTCCGATTCTAGCTTTGATCCTGTTTAGTTTTATATTATTCGGTTTTACAGATAAATCAAAAAGAAAAAGACAAGAAGGACTCCTGCTTTATCTTTTAGATAAGGATGGGCGCTCGTCAAATGACTCTTCTTATTACGATACAAATGAAAAGTATAGATTCAGGGAATTTGATATTAAAATACGGCAAAACCTATATGAGGAGTTTCAACATATTTTTGAAATAAATTTCAGAAAACTTGAAGAACTAACCGCACGTCAAAGTAATTTAATAGAGTCTGTCATCATCAAGATAAACTCCAACTCTAATAATTCTCCAAAACAATCTAACACTGACGACCGAAATATTGCTGAGATAGTAAGGGCAATTCATGATATTAATTCAAAGCTAGATATAAAAAATGATGAATCGCTTCATGAAAAGTTAGGGCCATATTCGAATTCCCAAAATCAAAATTTCATTCGTGAGCTCAATCACTTTCTGATTACTCCACTTTCTCAGATTGAGTCAAAAATCATAATATTTAACCAAAATCCTAGCCTTTTTTTTGAAAATGAAGGTAAATTTAAAACAGCAGTTTCCACCATTAAAACAAGCGTCGATATATGTAAGGCCGTTCTGTCTGCATATAGGGAATTAGCCTTCGTAACGCCTTCATCTGAATCTTCACCAGATTTTTTGAGATCTAAATTACAGGACGCAGCAAACTTCTATAAAGAGAGCATGGAAAAAGAGGTTAATTTTATTCTTAATATGCCCGATAAATTTCCAGCGTATTCGACTAATTATTTATTAGCGGTAATACTTCCATTGGTGGAAAACGCTATAAAGGCCTCTCCTCCAAACAAAAATATTCTAATAGCATTTCAAACGTTAGACTCAATGATTAATATTAAAATTGAGAACGAGACGCAAAATCCCCTTACAATTAATCAGTTAAATACTCCAGGTTTTTCCTCTAAACATGATCACACAGGTACTGGCTTGTTTATTGCAAGGCATTTAGTCGAAGGGCACTATAAAGGATCAATAGCTTTTGAGATAGATAAAAATGTAGTCATAGCTACAATTTCGATTCCTTTTAAAAATAGTCAATAA
- a CDS encoding phage tail sheath family protein, with the protein MNLLNIKTPGVYINEVSAFPNAVVPVATAVPAFIGYTPQASYQGKSYYNVPVQINSFADFQAYFCLPDPAPPASPTKQYSPEYYLVQQKGQPTSGDYLLINGSYYSILPDPNTIYYLYNSVRMFYANGGGTAYIVAVGTYGQASGKPMTLGAPLVNPNVQLSDLQRGLSLLLNEPEPTMYICPEATLLSLAENGTLMESMLLQSSNMGTSVSIFDIIGGNNPDPILYTNDIQNFRNNTGSVGLSYGTAYYPFIETTTMQNSEIDYTNLFGGDISQLAAIINPASNPDPATTSILANIQNPQSGLTVQQNNNALLIANQTYGLIVQHVLNDANVLPPSGALAGVITNTDNNTGPWQAPANTSIVGAAGLPINLNDTQQANLNVDAVSGKSINAIRSFNGLGILIWGARTLDGNSLDWRYLPVRRTMIFLEQSSKLAAQAYVFAPNDKNTWNAVIAMISNFLTQVWKQGGLQGATPSDAFSVQCGLGTTMSADDILNGFMNVSVLVAVTHPAEFIVINFTQQMAKSS; encoded by the coding sequence ATGAATTTACTGAACATCAAAACACCAGGTGTTTATATCAATGAGGTGAGCGCCTTTCCGAATGCAGTTGTGCCTGTGGCAACAGCAGTACCTGCATTTATCGGTTACACGCCGCAAGCTTCGTACCAGGGCAAATCGTACTACAACGTGCCGGTACAGATAAACTCCTTTGCCGATTTCCAGGCTTACTTTTGTTTGCCTGATCCGGCGCCTCCGGCAAGTCCTACAAAGCAGTACAGCCCTGAGTACTATCTCGTGCAGCAGAAGGGCCAGCCTACATCAGGCGATTATCTGCTCATTAATGGCAGCTATTATTCCATACTGCCTGATCCGAATACGATCTATTACCTGTATAACAGTGTGCGGATGTTTTATGCAAATGGTGGAGGAACAGCCTACATTGTTGCAGTGGGAACATACGGACAGGCTTCGGGTAAACCGATGACGCTTGGCGCACCACTGGTTAACCCGAACGTACAGTTATCGGACTTACAGCGCGGACTATCACTGCTGCTCAATGAGCCGGAGCCCACCATGTATATTTGCCCGGAAGCAACACTGCTTAGTTTGGCTGAGAACGGCACACTCATGGAGAGCATGCTTCTGCAAAGCAGCAACATGGGAACCAGCGTGAGTATTTTCGATATTATCGGAGGTAATAACCCGGATCCGATTCTCTACACAAACGATATTCAGAACTTCCGCAACAACACCGGATCAGTGGGGCTCAGTTACGGAACGGCTTATTATCCGTTTATCGAAACCACCACAATGCAAAACAGCGAGATTGATTACACCAATCTTTTTGGTGGCGATATTTCGCAACTGGCAGCCATTATTAATCCGGCCAGCAACCCTGATCCGGCAACCACCTCAATTCTGGCTAACATCCAGAATCCGCAGAGCGGGCTTACCGTACAGCAGAACAACAATGCACTGCTCATTGCAAACCAAACCTACGGGCTTATCGTGCAGCATGTATTGAATGATGCAAACGTGTTACCTCCCAGCGGAGCACTTGCCGGTGTAATTACAAACACGGATAACAATACGGGCCCCTGGCAGGCTCCGGCCAATACATCAATTGTAGGTGCTGCGGGTTTGCCCATTAACCTAAATGATACGCAGCAGGCCAATCTGAACGTGGATGCTGTTTCCGGAAAGTCAATTAATGCAATCCGTAGTTTCAACGGCCTGGGCATTCTCATCTGGGGGGCACGTACACTTGACGGCAACAGTTTAGACTGGCGCTATCTGCCGGTGCGTCGTACCATGATCTTTCTTGAGCAATCTTCGAAACTGGCAGCTCAGGCTTATGTGTTTGCACCGAATGATAAAAACACATGGAACGCTGTGATTGCGATGATCAGCAATTTCCTTACACAGGTGTGGAAACAGGGTGGGTTGCAAGGCGCCACTCCGTCAGATGCATTCAGTGTACAGTGCGGGTTGGGCACCACCATGAGTGCTGATGATATTCTCAACGGATTTATGAATGTTTCCGTGCTTGTGGCGGTAACACATCCGGCTGAATTTATCGTGATCAATTTCACGCAGCAAATGGCTAAATCAAGCTAA